The Helianthus annuus cultivar XRQ/B chromosome 15, HanXRQr2.0-SUNRISE, whole genome shotgun sequence genomic sequence actcgaacaaccgccgattcctatatggaagtgggagagtatagctatggatttcataaccaaacatccgcccacgccatcaggtcacgacagtatttgggttatagtcgatcgcctgaccaaatcagcccacttcttgccaatacgggaagactacaaggtagaacaactagcccgaatctacactgacgagatcatttgtaatcacggtacgcctcgcgacatcatctctgaccatgatgctcggtttacctcgcgattgtgggaaacgtttcaagcagctcttggcacgtcgcttaatctgagtaccgcattccaccctcaaaccgacggacagactgagagaacgatccgtactcttgaagacatgctccgtgcgtatgttatagactttggtggtagttggaactaATACCTGtcactagtcgaattctcgtacaacaacagttatcatgccaacatccaaatggcaccattcgaggccttatacggaaggagatgtcgatcgcctattgtgtggcatgagatcggtcattcgcaactaaccggtcctgagttactacaagaaacgactgacaaaatcctccaaattcgagactacttgttgaaagctcgaattagacagaaaagttatgccgatagaagacgtaagccccttgaatttgacgttggcgactacgtactcctaaaggtatccccttggaaaggtgtagtcagattcgacaagaaagggaaactagcgcctcgatatgttggaccttttaagattctggagaggatcggaaaagtcgcctacagactcgaactaccggaggaacttagtaacgtccacccgactttccacgtctctaacctccgaaaatgcctagctgaccatGATTTAATCGTACCGCTCAACGATCTTCAAGtgaacgaaacgctacacttcgtggaaaagcctgtcgaaatcatggatcgccaaaccaagcaactcagacgctcgcgcatccctatcgttaaagtccgatgggaaggcaaacgaggcgtggagttcacttgggaacttgaaagcgacatgaaggccaattacccgcagttgtttaaatgaagatctgaaaCGTCAAATTGGTAAAGTAATTCACTGTGTGGTGCAActttcggcctaatttcgggatgaaattccctaaacaaggggaggctgtaacaccccgtgttttcgaatgttaaagtcaaagtttgacttctttgactataattagtctatttcATATTTtctattatgtggagtaagtgttgtctaatcaaagtaatcgaatgtttgatCAATGCGAACCGTCTAACGACCTtgaatagcaggaagtaacaatgcgataaagttaatcaatcaataatcaagacTAATtaaatcatcatcgaactcgaaactcgaattatgcgaactttggTGTTGCTATACGTGTGTGttccttacgtgttacttgtgcgtgcttactttatgttatgtgagtgatgatcaatcgaatcgaatcgaaacCCGAAACTTAATcgaactcaatcaaaatcgaaacgTGAAGTATAGATGCttatatgtagatatagtggttgggactgaaagtaatttgaataggaaactctatcgtattcgtatcatcctccatcgaaatcgaaatatcagaaatcgtcgcccAAACGCTCAAAACAGGCTGCGGATCGAACAGGCTTCCGCCGATCGAAcaagcccagccgatcggacagaccgtccgatcgaacaggctgtccgatcgggatgcctagccgatcggccagccctttcctctttgggaagcctataaatagccctgtcattgtcattctttccacttttggaaaccctctgaccgaccagctcgtgttcttcaccttttctcagatttctctcaatcccggtaagatttcactctaaatcttgtacgtttttgatctatgcacactcctacacatttctatctttcaaatcttgaattctaaccgtgaaatcatcaagatctaggtgttctaggatgatgtcatcatagtgttcttcaagaacttcatgttttggcctcattccaccaagaatcacttagatctagccgatttccacattaACAAACAGAGATCTATCTTAGATCTAAACATTTCacggtgtgaaggattgaaagacgaATTTTccaaatttttctttcaactcttttacactcaatgccttcaaaccggtagaaacggagcttgaactaACTCACTAATCATCCTAATGGTTGAGTGattcaagatccggattctatctacgaggttcaccgattccgggttagACCTTAAACTCCGTTCTGAACCgatcaccggccggatttgggtgattcctatccgagcaggagaaacaagtagaAACGAGAGTTCTGTAGTTTAAAACGTTATCAAGATACCTCGATACAACAACAAACAaacagaacagccaagtgttagacgaacaggccgaccaggtcaggaagctgaccgatcggaccggctgtccgaacggacagtctCGCcaatcggacatgccagccgatcggctagcacatggccccacactttagcAATATTATGAAGCCTAGTGTTGAACGAAGTACTAATCGACCGGACCTTTGTCTggtaacattactcttcggatcatgagatactatgcttcaacacttaatcgatttttaaCTCGTTCGAAGCCTTagggtgccacccgatcgaacgtgctgtccgatcaggtgactaCCTACCAAGGACTTGTTACTGAAGTATCTGACCGATCGGTTAAGtcgaccgatcgaacgaccgttcgatcgatcgacttgaaaggtaagaatactttaatgttttcaaatactgcaactaaaacttcaaaagttcaaaccatcatacacaaacacatcccactcaaaggaagaaacaatccactcgaacagcccatccgatcgagcctaccggccgaccgaacaggctgtccgaacggactgtccaaccgaacggttaggctgtccaatcgaacctaccgttcgaaCGACCAGGCCGTccgacccaccaacacttgttttcattttcgcgttactcatcattatactatcgaactattcaggctaaccctactctcaagcgctcccttcaatccatagatcaatcgttgtgagtatactcgaaccctttttgctttagcacttttgggtgttacatacgttacttatctaaatcaccatAGAACACACTACTCAATACGTTATGCGCTAACcgtctgcatgtattacgtgactaaatgaatgcttgttgttacgtttacacgtggaatgctgtctacctgccttaacgacgtagtactatagtttggactcagcacccgttcacacgggggttgttaaggaccattacttgcatggattacggtggtaatcatgtattgcgaactgtctcggacagtcaacccgcagtcactggtatcgatagatccatgtcgataattaacatgcttcgttttcctatgtgtacgtgctggttgtgcgtaaactatttcgaactctatatgctatatcaaacttgtatgctcacctttacattatttgtattgactttattttaacgtatgtgacaggtgtttaagatgcattcttgctagggaagcgaggctagaataaagcgtctagagcccccaacaaatagttgtctgtagcagTCAATCTAGGGGTCTTTAGAAGCaagaacaatatttatatttcattaaatctgagttgtcggaacagtgtatttgactagatgtttatctgtaataacttgttttattgtttgggacacggtatgggacgtgttaattaaactgaatggtaatgatagttgttgtggaaacttctggacaatttgtttcgctcagtgccatgccccgatgattccgccttCGGTTGGGGTTGGACACTTTCATATAGATGTCACTATCAAGTGATCCATACAAGTAAGCTGTAACAACATCCATAAGACGCATTTCTAACTTTTTAGAAACTGCTAAGCTGATTAAGTATCTAAAGGTTATTGCATCCATAACGGGAGAATATGTTTCTTCATAGTCAATCCCTGACCTTTGTGAAAAACCTTGAGttacaagtctcgctttatatCTTGTAACCTCATTTTTCTCATTTCGTTTTCGTACGAAAACCCATTTATACCCTACAGGCTTTACAGCCTTAGGTGTAACAACAATAGACCCAAAAACCTTTCGTTTGTTGAGTGAACCTAATTCAGCTTGCATAGCGCCTTTCCATTTATCCCAGTCATGTCTATTTTGACAATCATTGACAGATTTTGGTTCAGGATCATCACCTCCACCCATGATATCACTTGCTATAGAATAAGAAAATATCTCATCAATATTTTCCATTTCATATTGGTTCCATATGACATGTGTATGACCATAGTTGATTGATATCTCTTTGTTAGCATCATCAACGTCTTCCTCATGAGAGGTTTCGGTATTTAGTGTTTTATCAAGATCATTCTTTTTGTGGTCAATTTCCTTTACAAGTGCTTTTCTTTTTCGAGGATTCTTATCTTTTGAACCGATTGGCCTTCCACGTTTCAAACGTTTTTGAGATTCATGAGCTATCTTATTATCTATTGCCTTACTTGGGATCTCAACTCGAGCTGGAGCATTAGCAGCTGGTATATGAGATTTAGTAACTCTATTTGTATCAGTAAAAGCATCAGGCAATTGATTTGCAATGTTTTGCAAGTGTATTATCTTTTGAACCTCTATCTCACATTGTTTTGTTCTTGGATCAAGATGAGACAATGAAGGCACACACCATGAGACATCATTTTCTCGTTTTTTTATTTTCTCCCCCTAATGCTGGGAACATTGCCTCGTTAAAACGGCAGTCATCAATACGGGCTTTAAATATGTCACCTGTTAAAGATTCAAGATATCGTATGATGGAGGTTGTTTCATATCCAACATATATTCTCAACCTTCTTTGAGGTCCCATTTTTATGCGTTGTGGTGGTGCAATTGGAACATACACTACACACCCAAAAATTTTAAGGTGGGAAATGTCTGGCTCATTGCCAGAAACAAGTTGTAATGGGGAGTACTTATGATTTGCGCTTGGTCTCACACGAATCAGTGATCCAGCATGTAAAATTGCATGACCCCAAACTGACACAGGAAGTTTTGTTCTCATTATTAATGGTCTAGCGATTAGCTGTAAACGTTTGATCAATGATTCAGCTAAGCCATTTTGTGTGTGTACATGAGCAACAGGGTGTTCGACAACAATTCCCACAGACATGCAATAATCATTaaaagcatgtgatgtaaattCACCAGCATTATCAAGTCTCACCCTTTTATCAGTGTAATCAGGGAAATGTGCTCGTAGTTTGATAATTTGAGCAAGAAACTTTGCAAAGGCAATATTACGAGTTGATAATAAAGAGACATGAGACCATCTGCTGGATGCGTCTATCAAGACCATGAAAGATCTAAATGGTCCACATGGTGGATGAATTGGTCCACATATATCACCTTGAATTCTTTCAAGAAACATTGGTGATTCCTTGTCAACTTTTAACGACGAAGGCCTTGTAATTAGTTAATGTGTGTATAATGCAAACCAGAGTGGGGCATTGGCAGTTTCTCCAATATATGATCTTTGCTCATGATGTGTAAATATTTCTTATTATCAACAGTCCTTGACTGAGTATCATATCCGTTATGATATATGTTTTTGAAACTCAACAAGTTTCTCGTTGATTTTGGGGAAAATAAAGCATTCTCTATTAAGAGCTTTGTACCATTTGGTAATATTAAATTAGCTTTTCCTACTCCTTCTATCAAGTTCGTAGGACCTGATATTGTATCAACGGTTCCTTTTGTTGGTTTCAACTCATAAAATTATTTCTTAGATTTAAGTATAGTGTGTGTGGCTCCACTATCTGCTATACATATATCTGCATCATTTGTTTGCTCTTATGCTCCAGTGGTATTcattttaatcttgaaaatataaaGAGAAATAATAATAAGTGTATAACGAAGGCATTATGAATTATTTTTTAATAAGAAGTTTATTTATTAGTTGAAAACATTACATGAAAAGAAAGACTAATGAAACATAATAAAGATAGTTATAATAAAGGAAACTACATAATTGTTGCATATAATTATTATGGTTTAGCAACATTTATTTCAGAGTTCCATGTCATTGGTATAGTCGGCGACATTCAGTTTGACGTTGAtatcattaaaattatccacatgGTTCacctccttttcttttcttttcttttgagaGAGGCTTGGTAAAGTTCACATAAATGTGAAGGTGTACGACAAGCCTTTGACCAATGGTTCGTACTTCCACATCTGAAACAAGAAGTGCCATTGTTTTCGGACCTACCAGCTTCATTCCTTTTGTTATACTGGTTGGAATTGGAATTTTGTGAGTGTGGTAATTAGGGGTTCTTTGATTTCGACCACGACCACGACCGCGACCGCGACCACATCCACGACCATGGGAATTACCTCGGAAATTATTATTTCCTTTGAAGGAATGGTTGCGACCATTACCTTTACCAAAATGGCCACGACCACGGCCTCGTCCCCATTTTCTCCCAGAGTCTTTAGTATCATCATTGATAATAGCATTTGCTTCTGGGATGGCTAATGATCCAGTGGGACGAGCTTGATGATTTTTCATTAGTAGCTCATTGTTTTTCTCTGTTACAAGGAGAAATGAATTTAGATCAGAATATCTTTGAAACCTTTGCAACCGATATTGTTGTTGCAAGTTTATATTTGATGCATGAAATGTGGAGAAAGTTTTCTCCAACATATCTTCCTCCATAACAGTTTGCCCACAGAATCGGAGTGTTGAGCATATTCTGAACAAAGCAGAGGTGTATTCATTCACCTTTTTAAAATCTTGGAACCTCAGATTGTTCCATTCATCTCTAGCAGTGGGAAGTAAAACTTCCCTCTGATGATCGAATCTGCTTTTTAAATCTTCCCACAAAACACATGGATCCTCACAATTTGAATATTCAAATTGCAACATCTCATCAATGTGTTTGTGGAGGAAGACATCAACTTTTGCCTTGTCTTGATCGCTACATTTATTCCCCGCCGTTATCGTTTCCAAAACACCCATTGAGATGTCGCTTAACATGTGCCGTCCACGGCATATAGTTTTCTCCGGTGATGTTAAGAGCTGGGAATTCAATTTTTGAAATGTTTGCCATTTTGTTGTTAAACATAAATAAGATAAATATTAAAATCTAAATACTCATTAAAAATGAGATAACATACATAGGTACAtctataaacaaataaataaatacataagtaCTAAAAAGATGAGGTGGAAGTTCATACATTAAGGTCGGCAACAATATTATTATTATGCCGGCCAATATTAAAACCGGGTGAATCATCttcgaaatttttttttgaatgaccTTGAGAAGAAGAGTGTTTATTGTGAAAAAAAATGAGATTGATAGTTGGTAATTTATAGTGGTAAATTATAACCGTTTTGCAACGGTTATATTACCGTTTTATTGCCGTTTtgcaactatatatatatatatataggggatggttcaaatgaaaaccacttttattgtgaaaactcgaaaactaattaaaaaaagcctaaaaaacacacaaaaattttttttttcaatttttttttataaaaatcgctgctttttatatataaaaaaaatttcaaaaaaaaaaaaaaaaaaatttgtgtagtgcacatgtgtaataatacacatgtgtagtacacatacacatgtgcactacacaattttttttttttttttgaaaaattttttttatataaaaaaacctgcgaattttggtttgcaaaaaaaaaattgtatgtttttttggctttttttaattagttttcgagttttcacaataaaaagtggttttcatttgaacattcccctatatatatatatatatatatataggattaggttcaaacgtgaacacaattccaagagtgaactgcgtgaactgatctgggcccttgatttgtatgatcttgagattaaaatgaatggcatgatggtaattatttgggtAATTTTTTTCTATTTAGTTAAATACataagggtatatgtgtaattacataatcaaaagaaaaatggaaaccTAAATTGTTTCCATTATTTAAAATCCAATCATATCAATTATTTTGTTTCTATCATTCTCAATAATAACAGATCTGCCGTTCGACGATACAAACATGAAACACACCATTCTCGTTCTTCATCCTACCATCCTGACGAAGAAAACGATGTCGGTTACCGGTATACCGGCTCAATCGCCGCCGTTAACACTACTCCAAGGTAATTTACGGCGTCTCCTACCACAATGAATATCGTCGCCGTGTTTCCGGTGACGTCAGCGGCGGCGAAGCTGAACAGATCTACCGCCGACGATACAAACAGGAAACACACCATTCCCGTTCTTCATCCTACTGTCCTGACGTAAATTTTTGAACGGTGTTCAGGGCTTCAATGTTGGTAACGTTCACTGTTCAGGGCTTGAATGTTGGTAAGGAACAAAAATTCAAAATCAATATAATATTCTTTATTTCATATCCAAAAGAATGAAGTTTTGGATTGTAAGATTGAACGGTGTACAAGGCTTGAAATAAAGAATAGGTCTTTATATAATATTCTTGATTTTGAATTTTATATAATATTCtttattttgaaataaagaataGGTCTTTATATAATATTCTTATTTTGAATTTTAACAAATCTATAATATTCTTGATTTTGAATTTTCGTTCATTACACAAtcttgaaaattcaaaaatcaatATAAATTTTTGAACGGTGTTAAGGTTGAAGTAGTTAATCGGTGTTCAGGGCTTGAATGTTGTGATGTTGTgatgttgttatgtttttattGGATTGTAAGTATGTTCTTGAATCGATTCAAATTCAGAGTACACCTGTGTACGTTTTAGTTTGAGTGTGTTATTTGAAGAATAGGTCTGGTCATACTGATGTGTTCTATTCACGCCAACAAGACAATACACATGTAGTAGGTTTtcaaagtacacatgtgtactggtTGCCCAAGATTGTGTATTTAAAAGTCCGGTTTtgtgagttttttttttcagttttttgattttgctctttctttaacgcgatgtacacatgtgtattctgattttgctctgtttttaatgcgatgtacacatgtgtattctgattttgctctaaTTTTAACccaatgtacacatgtgtatagcgtctgctttttgtgatatctcataattttttgtgtattgaatgtgtgaagttgttgatgtacacacttgtgaattatgcaaagtattagttgctgagttttttgTGCTATTGTAGGAGATGTCGTTAACgagaaaagtggagatggaaggtcgataaggatgattcacgtatgaggtcgataaggatgattcagcatacaacgtggcgaatagttgtaaaagattatgtttttttttcgattatgttgggtttattgtttttacgaaactggaacttgtaattatatgttttttttgtttggtttggaaatCATTATGAAAgttgtaatttgttaaatataaaatagttttacagGTATTGTTTCTATATATGTATTAggtagctaattacacatatgcacgatgctgagtacacatgtgtactcttctatttatatccaagtacacatgtgtataccgttgaaatatgaaggttacgtggatcttaaaaatcaaaatttgaattctgatgatgaaatctgaaataaaaattaaaattgaaatatgatgatttgttgtttgttttgataattatcttattaataaataaaacataatgtggataatgaatttaaattaggaaagatataacttaattcaattattaaaataataatttaaatctaattttttatataattacaatcctacccttaacaactaaaaaggaattcaagggtccagatctgttcacgcagttcactcttgggaggttgttcacgctagaaccctaccctatatatatatatatatatatatatatatatatatatatatatatatatatatatatgtatttataataaatgatgtACTACAGAAATGTTATTTTATAAGATATAAAATTAGGATGcataataataagaataaaaaTGTTAGTATACATAAATAAACATAAACTCTAAATGAAATGTGAGCTTGTGTGTATAAATAAAAGTTAGTTGCGATAAAAGTAAAAGTTAGATGCATAATTAAATGTTAGATTGTTAGTAGTCCCGTAGTTACGACGATAAAAGTAAAGTTAGATGCATAATTAAATGTTAGATTGTTAGTAGTCCCATAGTTATGAAATATGTATATTAAAATGTTCTTTTGTACTTAATTTTTTTTCAAAGTAAATTATAAAGTTAATGAAGTGCTTACATTGCTTATGATGGATATCTTTGGGCTTAAGGTCTTCTTTGATTAGGATATAAGCgactcgtgctgataacgtgttataaTATAACAAGAATTAACACAAGATTAGTGCTAAAACTTTTATAACTTTAGAACTGTtataagagaaagaagaagagaatTGTATAACTTATGAAAGTGTACACATGAGGTGCATTTTTTCTTCTAACTTAAGCTAGTATTTATACTACAAAAAGATTAACTATTTGGTAGACAAAGTTAACTATTTGGTAGACAAGATTAACTATTTAGTAGACAAAGTTATccctaatgtcacaccccgatttccacgtgtctcaccggtgggcccggtgggggattaccgtgacgatgttggcaacaatatagtcaaaccacacaattatataatgcacagcggaagcataagataaatatataaatttcaacctctgattgtaatatcaaaatgtattacagggttgaatatatccacagcggatcgtaaataaaggtaaagtattgttccattagatactgcaatcaagcttgcggggcttatcccgacgctagggagctaataccagccaattacgtttaggtacctgcacttaatctttttggggaaaatacgtcagtttacactggtaaatacattcaactaacacatttgaaaatgtttattaaaattgatttgaatgcacaaggcacaaactctttttaacttgggaaaattcataatgatcttgtgaacgttttacatgttcttttatgcgttcagtagcccgggtcgtgccgggttaaagatttatagacacaccacgtttgcgtaaaaccgtagtacaaaaaccaacggctacgtcttttagttttaatgtcgacactttataccgggtgtacgcctacaccgggatgtcgatggtcgtggccatttcgtaaaatgatgccgaggatatccgggacaacggtcattaaaccccccaaaggcttataagcaacaaaactgtttaaatgagccgatcatatttaatcaattaaccacctaagcgatggaattatataatgctcaatcaagcggtattaatataccgtaacccaagcccatatagggaaataagttaaagtatttacctttgcaagtattaatccttaatttagatcaagtcaccgatagcttttactggggctcctaatctggaacgaaggttttcattaacctcttagaatcctaacggtccttatattagccgtagcttaaaccggttgattccgatatatggatatggttaattcgcacgaaaaggcgaaaaccgtgaatggagtatgatttggacccaacaagtttagtgacttgttttatatgggtttatagttcatactctggattttggggttcaaataatataatttgacccatatcggctattgcacgaaaactagttccatgagccgtaccgtgtgcgcaaaagaggcgaaacggttaactatgagagtcgtacgcttatttcctaagtcaatatgccttaaaagtattttggtatcagtaggataccttccgtaatgcccgtaacgagtttaagtttgtattatgccccgtaggggcttttcggtcattttaaagactttaaaaggacttttcgagttctacaggaaatctgagtttcccgaacagcttataaagcttaaaatactttgtttattatttaaaaccagtagcaactgga encodes the following:
- the LOC110913179 gene encoding uncharacterized protein LOC110913179, with the protein product MGVLETITAGNKCSDQDKAKVDVFLHKHIDEMLQFEYSNCEDPCVLWEDLKSRFDHQREVLLPTARDEWNNLRFQDFKKVNEYTSALFRICSTLRFCGQTVMEEDMLEKTFSTFHASNINLQQQYRLQRFQRYSDLNSFLLVTEKNNELLMKNHQARPTGSLAIPEANAIINDDTKDSGRKWGRGRGRGHFGKGNGRNHSFKGNNNFRGNSHGRGCGRGRGRGRGRNQRTPNYHTHKIPIPTSITKGMKLVGPKTMALLVSDVEVRTIGQRLVVHLHIYVNFTKPLSKEKKRKGGEPCG